A stretch of Spirosoma oryzicola DNA encodes these proteins:
- a CDS encoding SDR family oxidoreductase produces the protein MKQVLITGANKGIGFETARQLLQNGYYVYIGSRSLENGQAAVEKLKAEGLTQVEAVQLDVTNSESVRAAREEIGRKTDVLDVLVNNAGINGGMPQSSLEASVDQFERVFNTNLYGVVRVTQAFIDLLKKSVQPRIVNVSSSGSSLTLQSDPTWTYYSHKAALYPSSKAALNMYTIDLAYQLRDTAFKVNAVCPGFVATDFNNHRGTGTVQEGGTRIAKYAMIGQDGPTGKFIAEEHNPQTGETPW, from the coding sequence ATGAAACAGGTACTCATTACAGGAGCCAACAAAGGAATTGGTTTCGAAACAGCCCGCCAATTGCTGCAAAATGGCTATTACGTGTACATCGGTAGCCGTAGCCTGGAAAATGGTCAGGCCGCTGTCGAGAAGCTGAAGGCGGAGGGATTAACCCAAGTCGAAGCGGTACAACTGGACGTTACCAACTCCGAATCCGTACGGGCCGCCCGCGAGGAAATAGGTCGTAAAACCGATGTGCTGGACGTACTGGTCAACAATGCCGGTATCAACGGAGGTATGCCTCAGTCGTCTCTGGAAGCCAGCGTTGACCAGTTCGAGCGGGTATTCAACACGAATCTGTATGGAGTGGTGCGGGTCACGCAAGCCTTTATCGATTTGCTGAAAAAGTCTGTCCAACCCCGCATTGTCAACGTTTCGTCTAGCGGTAGTTCGCTTACCTTACAAAGTGACCCCACCTGGACCTATTATTCGCACAAAGCCGCGCTTTATCCTTCTTCGAAAGCGGCACTGAACATGTACACAATCGACCTGGCTTATCAGTTGAGAGACACCGCCTTTAAGGTCAATGCGGTATGCCCCGGTTTTGTGGCGACCGACTTTAACAATCACCGGGGTACCGGCACCGTTCAGGAAGGGGGCACTCGCATCGCTAAGTACGCCATGATCGGACAGGACGGACCAACCGGGAAATTCATTGCCGAGGAACACAATCCGCAGACCGGCGAAACTCCCTGGTAG
- a CDS encoding helix-turn-helix domain-containing protein yields the protein MKKPETVLQKVDSLTHFHRMFGLPKPKHPLVSFIDIEQMNYEPAVLPGSLVLNFYKIAYKATLCGKARYGQNYYDFSEGGLVFTAPGQVFESPSGEPTTGYMVLIHPDFLLSYAVAKKIKQYGFFSYSANEALHVSDEEKTTIMLVFKIIDDELTNRIDDFSQDVIVSQLELLLTYSNRFYKRQFLTRKAVNNDLLQKLDDLLDDYYANETSLKQGIPTVQYLADRLHLSPSYLSDMLRVSTGQNAQHLIHHKLVEKAKELLSTSQLSVAEVAYQLGFEHPQSFSRLFKLKTALSPVAFKQSFN from the coding sequence ATGAAAAAGCCAGAAACCGTGTTGCAGAAGGTTGACTCATTGACCCATTTTCACCGGATGTTTGGGCTTCCAAAACCCAAACATCCGTTAGTCAGCTTTATCGATATTGAACAAATGAACTACGAGCCAGCCGTTTTACCCGGCTCTCTGGTACTGAACTTCTACAAAATCGCTTATAAAGCCACTCTTTGCGGCAAAGCCCGGTACGGACAAAATTACTACGATTTCAGTGAAGGCGGCCTGGTATTCACGGCACCGGGACAGGTATTTGAAAGCCCCAGTGGCGAGCCTACTACGGGCTATATGGTACTGATTCACCCTGATTTTCTTTTGTCGTACGCAGTAGCCAAAAAGATCAAGCAGTACGGTTTCTTTTCTTACTCGGCCAACGAAGCGCTTCATGTATCGGATGAGGAAAAAACAACGATCATGCTGGTTTTCAAGATTATCGATGATGAACTAACTAACCGGATCGATGATTTTAGCCAGGATGTCATTGTCTCGCAACTTGAGCTGCTGCTTACGTATAGCAACCGGTTCTACAAGCGACAATTCCTTACCCGCAAAGCCGTCAACAACGACCTGCTGCAAAAGCTGGACGATCTTTTAGACGATTATTACGCAAACGAAACCTCGTTGAAACAAGGTATTCCTACGGTCCAGTATCTTGCCGACCGGCTGCATCTATCGCCCAGCTACCTAAGCGACATGCTGCGCGTATCAACTGGTCAGAATGCCCAGCATCTCATCCACCACAAACTGGTCGAAAAAGCAAAAGAACTTTTGTCAACGTCGCAGCTGTCGGTTGCCGAGGTCGCTTACCAGTTGGGTTTTGAGCACCCTCAGTCGTTCAGTCGGTTGTTTAAATTGAAGACGGCTCTCTCCCCGGTGGCATTCAAACAGTCGTTCAATTAG